In Prosthecochloris sp. GSB1, the following proteins share a genomic window:
- the dnaK gene encoding molecular chaperone DnaK, with translation MGKIIGIDLGTTNSCVAVMQGTQPTVIENSEGYRTTPSMVAFTKGGERLVGHAAKRQAITNAHNTVFSIKRFMGRKYDEVPNEKKIAPYKVVNVNGEARADVGGKVYSPQEISAMILQKMKQTAEDFLGEKVTEAVITVPAYFNDAQRQATKDAGKIAGLEVKRIINEPTAASLAYGLDKKKENEKVAVFDLGGGTFDISILELGEGVFEVKSTDGDTHLGGDDFDQKIIDYLADEFKQQEGIDLRNDAMALQRLKEASEKAKVELSSRTDTEINLPFITATQEGPKHLVINLTRAKFEALCSDLFDKLLDPCKRAIKNSKVDVKEIDEVVLVGGSTRIPKVQSLVKELFGREPNKSVNPDEVVAVGAAIQGGVLSGDVSDVLLLDVTPLSLGIETLGGVMTRLIEANTTIPTKKQEVFSTAADNQTSVEIHVLQGERPMAGDNKTLGRFHLGDIPPAPRGLPQIEVAFDIDSNGILHVSAKDKATGKEQSIRIEASGKLTDAEIEKMKEDAKQHAAEDQEKKEEVEVRNSADTLIFSTEKQLKELGDKVPAESKTKLEGALDKLKDAHKSGSIEAIKPAIEELNTVWNEVSSTLYQAQGGEQPQPDQQAPAGEGGAGKKEQGNGEVDAEYEVIDGNDKDK, from the coding sequence ATGGGTAAAATTATCGGTATCGATCTCGGAACCACCAACTCTTGTGTCGCAGTCATGCAGGGCACGCAGCCGACGGTCATAGAGAACTCCGAAGGCTACAGGACGACGCCCTCCATGGTTGCCTTCACCAAGGGAGGCGAACGTCTCGTCGGCCATGCAGCCAAGCGTCAGGCCATCACCAATGCGCACAACACGGTTTTTTCAATCAAGCGCTTCATGGGGCGCAAGTACGATGAAGTTCCAAACGAGAAAAAAATAGCCCCTTACAAGGTGGTTAACGTCAACGGTGAAGCAAGAGCGGACGTTGGCGGCAAAGTCTATTCCCCGCAGGAAATCTCCGCGATGATCCTGCAGAAAATGAAACAGACCGCGGAAGACTTTCTCGGCGAAAAAGTAACCGAAGCGGTCATCACCGTACCGGCCTACTTCAACGACGCCCAGCGTCAGGCGACGAAAGACGCCGGAAAAATAGCCGGGCTCGAGGTAAAGCGCATCATCAACGAACCGACCGCCGCATCGCTGGCCTACGGTCTCGACAAGAAAAAGGAAAACGAAAAGGTCGCCGTATTCGACCTCGGAGGAGGAACCTTCGACATTTCGATTCTCGAACTCGGAGAGGGCGTTTTCGAGGTAAAATCCACCGATGGCGATACGCACCTGGGCGGTGACGATTTCGACCAGAAAATCATCGATTACCTTGCTGACGAATTCAAGCAGCAGGAAGGAATCGATCTCAGAAACGACGCCATGGCCCTGCAACGTCTCAAGGAAGCCTCGGAAAAAGCCAAGGTGGAGCTTTCTTCACGCACCGACACAGAGATAAACCTTCCGTTTATCACGGCAACGCAGGAAGGACCGAAACACCTGGTAATCAACCTGACGAGAGCCAAGTTCGAGGCCCTGTGCTCCGATCTCTTCGACAAACTGCTCGATCCCTGCAAACGGGCCATCAAAAACTCGAAGGTCGACGTCAAGGAAATCGACGAGGTCGTGCTTGTCGGCGGATCGACAAGAATACCGAAGGTGCAGTCCCTCGTGAAAGAACTTTTCGGAAGAGAACCCAACAAGAGCGTGAATCCCGATGAAGTCGTCGCCGTGGGAGCGGCCATCCAGGGAGGCGTGCTCAGCGGCGACGTCAGCGACGTGCTGCTGCTCGACGTCACGCCGCTTTCGCTCGGCATCGAAACGCTGGGCGGCGTAATGACCAGACTCATCGAGGCCAACACCACGATTCCGACAAAGAAACAGGAGGTCTTTTCTACGGCTGCCGACAACCAGACCTCCGTCGAAATTCACGTTCTGCAGGGCGAACGTCCGATGGCCGGCGACAACAAGACGCTCGGGCGCTTCCATCTGGGAGACATTCCGCCCGCGCCGAGAGGCCTGCCGCAGATCGAGGTCGCTTTCGACATCGACTCCAACGGCATTCTTCACGTATCCGCCAAGGACAAGGCAACCGGCAAGGAACAGAGCATTCGTATCGAAGCCAGCGGAAAGCTTACAGACGCTGAAATCGAGAAAATGAAAGAGGATGCGAAACAGCACGCGGCCGAGGACCAGGAGAAAAAAGAAGAGGTCGAAGTCAGAAACAGTGCCGACACGCTGATCTTCAGCACGGAAAAACAGTTGAAGGAACTTGGCGACAAGGTTCCTGCCGAAAGCAAAACAAAGCTCGAAGGCGCTCTTGACAAGCTGAAGGATGCACATAAATCCGGCAGCATCGAGGCGATCAAGCCTGCGATTGAAGAGCTCAACACCGTCTGGAACGAGGTCTCCTCGACCCTCTATCAGGCCCAGGGCGGCGAACAGCCCCAGCCGGATCAGCAAGCCCCTGCCGGAGAAGGCGGAGCGGGAAAAAAGGAGCAGGGCAACGGCGAAGTTGACGCCGAATACGAAGTCATCGACGGCAACGACAAAGACAAGTAA
- the pscD gene encoding photosystem P840 reaction center protein PscD has product MQSAVWSGNAVHKVAKYYITSAKRDRNGKLNVTIMPASGRRKLSPTRELIEQLQEGKIQLLVLTNQPDIAIDLEQKVLDNENRYVIDFDKRGVKWTMRDLPVFYDALRKQLCVEVDGISYTLDQFFK; this is encoded by the coding sequence ATGCAATCAGCTGTCTGGTCCGGTAACGCCGTGCATAAAGTTGCCAAATATTATATCACCTCGGCCAAGAGGGACAGAAACGGGAAACTGAATGTCACGATCATGCCCGCCTCGGGCAGAAGAAAGCTCTCCCCGACCAGGGAACTGATCGAGCAGTTGCAGGAAGGAAAAATTCAGTTGCTCGTGCTGACCAATCAGCCTGATATTGCGATCGATCTGGAGCAGAAGGTCCTTGACAACGAGAACCGTTATGTCATTGATTTCGACAAACGCGGCGTCAAATGGACGATGAGAGATCTACCGGTATTCTATGACGCCTTGCGCAAACAGCTTTGCGTGGAAGTAGACGGGATCAGCTACACTCTCGACCAGTTTTTCAAGTAG
- a CDS encoding FeoC-like transcriptional regulator, giving the protein MHEELRAFLLKRKIASLSEMSEHFRLGPEIIETHLEDLVASGCVLKKKPDPFAAVCFSGCGGSAAEIRYQWVSR; this is encoded by the coding sequence ATGCATGAAGAGCTGAGAGCTTTTCTCCTCAAGAGAAAGATTGCCTCGCTCAGCGAAATGAGCGAGCATTTCCGGCTCGGACCCGAGATAATCGAAACACATCTCGAAGATCTCGTCGCGTCAGGATGTGTATTGAAAAAGAAGCCGGATCCTTTTGCAGCCGTTTGCTTCAGCGGGTGTGGAGGATCCGCAGCCGAGATACGTTATCAGTGGGTAAGCAGGTGA
- the ybgF gene encoding tol-pal system protein YbgF, whose translation MYILQDDVKQLKSQTRQTGGESAEVYSEVQQLREEVSRLQGTIEELRNKLGTSGQTPETAAVPGSQTPSGTPGALETVSLPPDETVVRNDSVQAMSDPASPSTAFPAGSATDDQGLYNAGVGYFEKYDYATSRKEFSLLIDNYPSSPLADDAQYYIAETYYNEKWYEKAILEYQLVIEKYPKGDKRPAAYFKQGLAFENIGDSTNARVRYRELVQLYPASNEARIVKDKLQ comes from the coding sequence TTGTACATACTTCAGGATGACGTCAAGCAACTGAAAAGCCAGACCCGGCAGACCGGCGGAGAGTCCGCAGAGGTGTATTCCGAGGTTCAGCAGTTGCGTGAGGAGGTCTCAAGGCTTCAGGGGACCATCGAGGAGCTTCGCAATAAACTCGGAACTTCAGGGCAGACGCCCGAAACCGCTGCTGTTCCCGGTTCGCAAACCCCATCCGGAACTCCTGGCGCTCTCGAAACAGTTTCTCTTCCTCCCGACGAGACCGTTGTTCGCAACGATTCGGTTCAGGCAATGTCCGACCCGGCTTCGCCCTCGACGGCATTTCCAGCCGGTTCCGCAACTGACGATCAGGGTCTCTACAATGCAGGAGTCGGCTATTTTGAAAAGTACGACTATGCCACATCGAGAAAGGAATTCAGTCTGCTGATCGACAATTACCCTTCTTCTCCCCTTGCCGACGATGCCCAGTATTACATAGCCGAGACGTACTACAACGAAAAATGGTACGAGAAAGCCATTCTGGAGTATCAACTGGTCATCGAGAAGTATCCCAAGGGTGACAAGCGCCCAGCCGCTTATTTCAAACAGGGACTCGCGTTTGAAAATATTGGGGATTCCACGAATGCCCGGGTGCGGTACAGGGAACTGGTTCAATTGTACCCTGCATCGAACGAGGCGAGAATCGTCAAGGACAAGCTTCAATAG
- the pal gene encoding peptidoglycan-associated lipoprotein Pal produces MKKLLAVCSIVAAVAVTGCSSKSTETAVVDSASDYGSAAGATLMEQARSAGFDDVFFEFDSSVLDARANEQLKTNAKWLIEHPDVSCMIEGHCDERGTAEYNIALGERRAEVSKSFLANAGVAASRMETVSYGEERPFDPGHSEAAWSQNRRAHFVFK; encoded by the coding sequence ATGAAAAAACTGTTAGCCGTATGCTCGATTGTCGCCGCCGTCGCGGTGACGGGATGTTCTTCCAAGTCTACCGAGACCGCGGTGGTCGATTCTGCAAGCGATTATGGTTCGGCGGCCGGAGCGACGCTCATGGAACAGGCGCGGAGCGCGGGTTTCGACGATGTCTTCTTTGAGTTCGACAGTTCGGTGCTCGATGCAAGGGCTAACGAGCAACTGAAAACCAACGCAAAATGGCTGATAGAGCATCCCGATGTTTCATGCATGATCGAGGGGCATTGCGACGAAAGGGGAACCGCGGAATACAACATCGCTCTCGGCGAGCGGCGAGCCGAGGTGTCGAAAAGCTTTCTTGCAAACGCAGGAGTCGCGGCATCGAGGATGGAGACCGTCAGCTATGGAGAAGAGCGTCCCTTCGATCCCGGTCACAGCGAGGCAGCCTGGTCACAGAACAGACGCGCGCATTTCGTATTCAAATAA
- the tolB gene encoding Tol-Pal system beta propeller repeat protein TolB: protein MSIFLFAPSVLLAEQVGQYIRISKIGAQKIPLVLKPLDIEKRGDAGYAVDIDSIIRGGLDFTGLFTLIKPPLNIIAGGNLYQAGARQVNFAALTSVGAEVYAGGVLEKKGGTLEMNMEVYDALTGRLLLKKLYQGDKKDARSLAHRFCGDLVRLLTGKPSIFGSKIAYVSSRGGKKEIYLADFDGYGARPVTSTGGLALTPALSSDGRYLAYLTYTRGRSNLHIKDLISQKIVPVSRKGTKIDPAWRGGSQELATTFSFEGDQELYLVGRNGAVSRRLTRSVGIDVSPTFSPDGRQMAFVSSRHGNPQIFIQDLNSGSERRLTFSGKYNTQPSWSPEGNKIAFTTMQNNGEINIFTINADGTGLKQLTYGSRHNEAPSWSPDGSMMVFSSDRNGRKELFVMNADGRNQRSLKLSGEQTQPCWSSFK, encoded by the coding sequence GTGTCCATTTTTCTGTTCGCTCCTTCCGTTCTTCTTGCGGAACAGGTGGGCCAGTATATACGGATTTCCAAGATCGGCGCGCAAAAGATCCCTCTCGTGCTGAAGCCGCTCGACATAGAGAAGCGGGGCGACGCCGGATATGCCGTCGATATCGACTCGATTATCCGCGGAGGGCTCGATTTCACAGGGCTTTTCACGCTGATAAAACCGCCTCTCAACATCATTGCCGGAGGCAATCTTTACCAGGCAGGCGCCCGACAGGTCAATTTCGCCGCGCTCACTTCCGTCGGCGCTGAAGTCTACGCGGGGGGGGTGCTGGAAAAAAAAGGCGGCACGCTCGAAATGAACATGGAAGTATACGACGCGCTCACGGGCCGGTTGCTGTTGAAGAAACTCTACCAGGGAGACAAGAAGGACGCACGTTCGCTCGCGCACCGTTTTTGCGGCGATCTCGTGAGGCTGCTCACAGGCAAGCCATCCATTTTCGGCAGCAAGATCGCGTACGTTTCTTCACGGGGAGGAAAGAAGGAGATCTATCTCGCGGATTTCGACGGATACGGGGCAAGGCCGGTTACCAGCACCGGCGGACTCGCCCTGACACCGGCATTGTCGTCCGACGGCCGTTACCTGGCTTACCTCACTTACACGAGAGGGCGGTCGAATCTGCATATCAAGGATCTCATCTCGCAGAAAATCGTTCCGGTTTCCAGGAAAGGCACGAAGATAGACCCGGCATGGAGGGGTGGCTCGCAGGAACTCGCCACCACGTTTTCGTTCGAAGGCGACCAGGAGCTTTATCTTGTAGGCAGGAACGGGGCGGTTTCGCGACGTCTGACCAGGTCCGTAGGAATCGATGTGTCTCCCACGTTTTCTCCAGACGGAAGGCAAATGGCGTTTGTGTCATCCCGCCACGGCAACCCCCAGATCTTCATTCAGGACCTGAATTCGGGAAGCGAAAGGAGACTGACATTCAGCGGAAAATACAATACGCAGCCGTCGTGGTCGCCCGAAGGGAATAAAATTGCATTTACCACTATGCAAAACAATGGAGAAATCAATATATTTACTATCAATGCGGACGGTACAGGGCTGAAACAGCTCACGTATGGTTCTCGTCATAACGAAGCGCCGAGCTGGTCGCCAGATGGAAGCATGATGGTTTTCAGTTCGGATCGCAACGGTCGCAAGGAGTTGTTCGTAATGAACGCCGATGGACGGAACCAGAGGAGTCTCAAGCTGTCGGGAGAACAGACGCAGCCCTGCTGGTCTTCATTTAAATGA
- a CDS encoding TonB family protein encodes MNAGHAGKGEERRLATAFTVSVLLHLFVAALGLFGQYFAGLKRLEPKILDVSLVTLPGPGSPASEERGGGPSPVVDEVPAEVPEPVDEPVNEPQKPEKPTMPEPLPEPPQKKDAVKEAVKKVPEKPLDTKPEPKPKSPDERVKELEKSVGQRQPSELERTLARLQEQVKKGPPSDLYKRSGPGGIGGGRGEGAYGAPLTPYEQYLVSIATIIQRNWTFTPQLIRETSAVEAYVAMTIQPGGSISNVTFDRRSVSEYFDDTVLKAIERSSPLPPIPADVGSGAMRIGLVFTPRGIE; translated from the coding sequence ATGAACGCTGGTCATGCCGGAAAAGGCGAAGAAAGGCGGCTTGCGACGGCTTTCACCGTTTCCGTTCTCCTGCACCTGTTTGTCGCGGCGCTCGGCCTGTTCGGCCAGTACTTCGCCGGATTGAAGCGGCTCGAACCGAAAATTCTCGATGTCAGCCTGGTGACCCTCCCCGGGCCTGGCTCCCCAGCTTCCGAAGAGCGGGGAGGCGGTCCTTCGCCTGTTGTCGACGAGGTCCCCGCGGAAGTTCCCGAGCCGGTTGACGAACCCGTGAACGAACCGCAAAAACCCGAAAAACCGACAATGCCCGAACCGCTCCCCGAACCTCCGCAAAAGAAAGACGCGGTAAAGGAAGCCGTAAAAAAGGTCCCTGAAAAACCGTTGGACACAAAGCCGGAACCAAAGCCGAAAAGCCCAGACGAGCGTGTGAAGGAACTGGAGAAGAGCGTTGGGCAGCGACAGCCGAGTGAGCTGGAAAGAACCCTCGCCCGTCTTCAGGAGCAGGTGAAAAAAGGTCCTCCGTCAGATCTGTACAAGCGTTCTGGTCCCGGAGGAATCGGCGGCGGCAGGGGGGAGGGCGCCTATGGAGCCCCGCTCACACCTTACGAACAATACCTGGTAAGCATCGCGACAATCATACAGCGTAACTGGACGTTTACTCCGCAACTCATTCGCGAGACCTCGGCGGTCGAGGCGTATGTCGCCATGACCATTCAGCCGGGGGGATCGATCAGTAATGTTACGTTCGATCGTAGGTCGGTAAGCGAATACTTCGACGACACCGTGCTCAAGGCTATCGAGAGGTCTTCGCCCTTGCCGCCGATTCCGGCCGATGTCGGCAGCGGTGCCATGAGGATCGGTCTCGTATTCACCCCGAGGGGGATCGAATGA
- a CDS encoding ExbD/TolR family protein has product MNSGNGLRARSSGRRRLMSEINVTPFVDVMLVLLIIFMVAAPMMTHGVKVEVPETTHEKMDVEPEVLIVSVDASRRVFINKYQLAPGELAERLPGIVGIKNAGEVYLKADKSLPYGFVMFIMSQIRDAGIEKIGMVTEPGGAGTDEDENREGL; this is encoded by the coding sequence ATGAACTCAGGTAACGGTTTGCGCGCCAGGAGTTCCGGGCGCAGGAGGCTGATGAGCGAGATAAACGTCACGCCTTTCGTGGACGTGATGCTGGTGCTGCTGATTATTTTCATGGTCGCCGCGCCCATGATGACGCACGGCGTCAAGGTCGAGGTCCCGGAAACAACCCACGAAAAGATGGATGTCGAGCCTGAGGTTCTGATCGTGAGCGTCGACGCTTCCCGCCGGGTGTTTATCAACAAGTACCAGCTCGCTCCCGGTGAACTGGCGGAACGTCTGCCTGGCATCGTCGGTATCAAGAATGCCGGTGAGGTTTATCTCAAGGCGGACAAGTCTCTGCCATACGGCTTCGTGATGTTCATCATGTCGCAGATCAGGGATGCCGGGATCGAGAAGATAGGTATGGTGACCGAACCGGGAGGCGCCGGAACAGACGAGGATGAAAACCGGGAAGGTCTATGA
- the tolQ gene encoding protein TolQ: MFASNIGFFSMLYGSGPVVLFVLGVLLFFSVFSWTIIFMKAGAVGKALSESRDFLDYFFDVSSVDKVFSETENYRNASLARVFRAGYIEYRGLADRNDKRMAEERISRAIGREANTEVKRLSRYVSFLATVGNTAPFIGLFGTVWGIMNSFQSIGLAQSASLATVAPGIAEALVATAAGLAAAIPSVIAYNFFSQQIDTIEKDLEDFSGEYVKSFLNELR, translated from the coding sequence ATGTTTGCATCCAACATCGGTTTTTTTTCAATGCTCTACGGCAGCGGGCCGGTCGTACTGTTCGTGCTCGGCGTACTGCTTTTCTTTTCGGTGTTCTCTTGGACCATCATTTTCATGAAGGCAGGAGCTGTCGGCAAGGCTCTTTCCGAATCGCGTGATTTTCTCGATTACTTTTTCGACGTCTCCAGTGTCGACAAGGTGTTCAGCGAGACCGAGAATTATCGTAACGCGTCCCTGGCGAGGGTTTTCAGGGCCGGATACATCGAGTACCGCGGGCTCGCGGACCGCAATGACAAGCGTATGGCCGAAGAAAGGATTTCAAGAGCCATCGGGCGCGAAGCCAACACTGAGGTGAAGCGGCTTTCCAGGTACGTATCGTTTCTGGCGACGGTCGGCAATACGGCGCCGTTCATCGGCCTGTTCGGAACCGTCTGGGGAATCATGAACTCGTTTCAGAGTATCGGCCTGGCGCAGTCAGCCTCGTTGGCGACCGTGGCTCCCGGTATCGCTGAAGCGCTTGTCGCCACCGCGGCCGGTCTTGCCGCCGCAATCCCCTCGGTTATCGCATATAACTTTTTCAGTCAGCAGATCGATACGATCGAAAAGGATCTGGAGGATTTCTCGGGTGAATACGTAAAATCGTTTCTCAATGAACTCAGGTAA
- a CDS encoding DUF92 domain-containing protein — translation MLHLQAPVGQDLPMFFLTTGVLFAFLLLFESLVRKFSISGFLLRKVLHLTVGIFSFFIPVFFGSNFYPVLIAAIFLVFNGASYFFGLLRTLDERNPKGHGLETEPRSFGPVLYPLAFMLLALLFWDGNIWILRTSMLVMGVSDSLASLVGGSLGKNHIANMAHSRKTVEGSLTMFVSSFLLLASCLFLFRDAFQEGLEGAGALEILFFALLLSLIATAVEALFSRGFDNLLISLAVAYVLYLVTMHDSGYLAHFLFGGLFALLLAFFSVRVKFLDNSGASATFLLGTTIFGIGGLHWTVPLLTFYILSSILSKLGRKRKSRFDLVFEKGSQRDAGQVYANGGIAWIIMIAYSLTGDPAYFFAYLGTLAAVQSDTWATEIGTMWPNPRARLITTMKPVPVGTSGGVSFPGTFGAFVGALLICASALLVSVDWILDYGIFRSFLLIGFSGLLASLVDSFFGATVQAQYYDPVREKVTERTHSRRQDGSLVRNRLIKGYHFVNNDVVNTLCALCGSALAYFFSLSM, via the coding sequence ATGTTGCATTTGCAGGCTCCTGTCGGGCAGGACCTCCCCATGTTTTTTCTGACAACCGGAGTCCTTTTTGCTTTTCTGCTGTTGTTCGAGAGCCTTGTCAGAAAGTTTTCCATCAGCGGCTTCCTTCTCAGAAAAGTCCTGCATCTGACAGTCGGTATCTTTTCTTTCTTTATTCCGGTGTTTTTCGGCTCCAATTTCTACCCGGTGCTTATCGCGGCCATTTTCCTGGTGTTCAACGGAGCCAGTTATTTTTTCGGTCTGCTCAGGACTCTCGACGAGCGGAACCCGAAAGGCCACGGCCTGGAAACCGAGCCCCGGAGTTTCGGCCCGGTTCTGTATCCTCTGGCGTTCATGCTGCTCGCGCTGCTTTTCTGGGACGGCAATATCTGGATACTTCGGACATCCATGCTTGTCATGGGCGTCAGCGATTCCCTGGCTTCGCTTGTCGGCGGATCGCTCGGAAAAAATCATATCGCAAACATGGCGCACAGCCGCAAGACGGTGGAAGGTTCCCTGACCATGTTCGTCTCGAGTTTTCTGCTTCTTGCGTCATGCCTTTTTTTGTTCAGGGACGCTTTCCAGGAAGGCCTCGAGGGCGCGGGCGCCCTGGAAATCCTGTTTTTCGCGCTGCTTCTCTCATTGATCGCCACGGCTGTCGAGGCGCTTTTTTCCCGCGGATTCGACAATTTGCTCATTTCTCTTGCGGTTGCCTATGTGCTGTACCTCGTCACCATGCATGATTCGGGTTATCTCGCGCATTTCCTGTTCGGGGGCCTTTTCGCCTTGCTGCTCGCCTTTTTTTCTGTCAGGGTGAAGTTTCTCGACAACAGTGGAGCCTCGGCGACCTTTCTCCTTGGAACGACCATTTTCGGTATCGGCGGTCTCCATTGGACAGTTCCTCTGCTGACGTTCTATATTCTTTCGTCGATTCTTTCCAAGCTGGGCCGGAAAAGAAAGTCGAGATTCGATCTTGTCTTCGAAAAGGGATCGCAGAGGGATGCAGGCCAGGTATACGCGAACGGAGGAATAGCCTGGATTATCATGATCGCGTATTCGCTGACAGGCGATCCCGCGTATTTTTTTGCTTATCTCGGAACGCTTGCCGCAGTGCAGTCCGATACGTGGGCGACCGAGATAGGAACCATGTGGCCCAACCCCAGGGCGAGGCTGATCACCACTATGAAACCCGTGCCGGTAGGGACATCGGGCGGCGTTTCCTTCCCCGGGACGTTCGGGGCTTTTGTGGGCGCTCTCCTGATCTGCGCGAGCGCGCTTCTCGTCAGTGTGGACTGGATTCTCGATTACGGAATCTTCAGGTCGTTCCTGCTGATCGGTTTTTCCGGACTTCTCGCAAGCCTGGTCGACAGTTTTTTTGGAGCTACGGTGCAGGCGCAGTATTATGATCCTGTCAGGGAGAAGGTTACCGAACGCACGCACAGCAGACGCCAGGACGGTTCACTGGTAAGGAACAGGCTTATAAAAGGTTATCATTTCGTCAACAATGATGTGGTCAATACGCTTTGTGCGCTTTGCGGTTCGGCGCTGGCCTACTTTTTTTCCCTGAGCATGTGA
- the ilvD gene encoding dihydroxy-acid dehydratase: protein MRSDTIKKGFEKAPHRSLLKATGSVSSEEDFKKPFIGICNSFIELIPGHTHLQELGRVAKEAVRHAGGVPFEFNTIGVCDGISMGHIGMRYSLASRELIADSVETVAQAHCLDGLVCIPNCDKITPGMMMAAVRMNIPVIFVSGGPMKAGCTPSGKTVDLISVFEAVGEFSTGAIDERELGSIEDNACPTCGSCSGMFTANSMNCLCEALGFALPGNGTILAVDPERKELVKEASRRIVDLVRNDVKPRDLLSRKSLLNAFALDFAMGGSTNTILHTLAIANEAEVAFDFSELNALSARTPYICKVSPATPDVHIEDVDRAGGISAILKELSKIDGLLDLSAPTVTGKTLGENIENAAVRDPAVIRPVESPYAPTGGLAVLYGNLAPEGAVVKTGAVSEAMMKHTGPAKVYECQDDAISGVMEGDVVEGDVVVIRYEGPRGGPGMPEMLSPTSAIMGRGLGDSVALITDGRFSGGSRGACVGHVSPEAAEKGPIAAIRTGDMITIDIPRRIISVDLPDDVLEKRLAEVPVFVPKISRGYLARYSQMVTSASTGAILRNPVC, encoded by the coding sequence ATGAGATCTGACACCATAAAAAAGGGGTTCGAAAAAGCCCCGCACAGAAGCCTGTTGAAGGCCACCGGATCGGTTTCATCCGAAGAAGACTTCAAAAAGCCGTTCATCGGCATCTGCAATTCCTTCATAGAGCTTATTCCCGGCCATACCCACCTGCAGGAGCTGGGCAGGGTCGCCAAGGAAGCTGTCCGTCACGCGGGAGGCGTGCCTTTCGAATTCAACACCATCGGGGTCTGCGACGGCATCTCCATGGGACATATCGGCATGCGCTACTCGCTGGCAAGCCGCGAACTGATTGCCGACAGCGTCGAGACTGTCGCGCAGGCGCATTGTCTCGACGGTCTGGTCTGCATTCCCAACTGCGACAAGATCACTCCCGGCATGATGATGGCCGCGGTCCGCATGAACATACCGGTGATCTTCGTTTCCGGAGGCCCGATGAAAGCAGGATGCACCCCCTCCGGTAAAACCGTCGACCTGATATCGGTTTTCGAAGCCGTGGGTGAATTCAGCACCGGAGCCATTGACGAACGCGAACTCGGCAGCATCGAGGACAACGCCTGCCCTACCTGCGGCTCGTGCTCGGGAATGTTTACCGCGAACTCCATGAACTGCCTCTGCGAAGCGCTCGGCTTCGCCCTTCCCGGCAATGGAACGATACTGGCGGTCGACCCGGAAAGGAAAGAGCTTGTCAAGGAAGCGTCGCGCCGTATCGTCGACCTGGTCAGAAACGACGTCAAACCGCGCGACCTCCTTTCCAGGAAATCGCTGCTCAATGCGTTCGCGCTCGACTTCGCCATGGGAGGCAGCACCAACACCATACTGCACACGCTGGCAATCGCCAACGAGGCGGAAGTCGCGTTCGATTTCTCCGAACTGAACGCCCTTTCGGCCAGAACGCCTTATATCTGCAAGGTGAGCCCGGCGACACCCGATGTCCACATAGAGGACGTCGACAGGGCCGGAGGCATTTCGGCGATCCTCAAGGAACTTTCGAAAATAGACGGACTCCTCGACCTTTCAGCTCCGACGGTGACCGGAAAAACACTCGGTGAAAACATCGAAAACGCCGCGGTCAGGGACCCTGCCGTCATCCGTCCGGTCGAATCCCCGTACGCGCCTACCGGAGGTCTGGCGGTGCTTTACGGCAACCTCGCGCCTGAAGGAGCCGTCGTCAAGACCGGCGCGGTCAGTGAGGCCATGATGAAGCACACCGGCCCTGCGAAGGTTTACGAATGCCAGGACGACGCCATCAGTGGCGTCATGGAAGGAGACGTCGTGGAAGGCGATGTCGTGGTCATCCGCTACGAGGGCCCCAGGGGCGGCCCGGGCATGCCCGAGATGCTCTCCCCTACCAGCGCCATCATGGGCAGGGGACTCGGCGACTCGGTCGCGCTCATCACCGACGGCAGGTTCTCGGGAGGCTCGAGGGGCGCCTGTGTGGGACATGTCTCTCCCGAGGCCGCCGAAAAAGGGCCTATCGCCGCGATCAGGACCGGAGACATGATCACCATCGACATCCCCCGGAGAATCATTTCGGTCGACCTGCCCGACGACGTTCTGGAAAAAAGACTCGCCGAGGTTCCGGTTTTCGTACCGAAAATCAGCCGGGGCTATCTCGCACGATACTCCCAGATGGTAACTTCGGCGAGCACAGGAGCGATTCTGCGGAATCCTGTTTGTTAA